The sequence GGCGATTCAGCGCAGTTTTCTTCTGGGTAATGGGAACTAAAGCATCAGTTAAAGATTGCGCAGCTTTATTAAATTCGACCTGCACGCGTAATATCCAATAATAAGATGATGGCAATAAAGTGTCAAGAATGAAAAACAATGCATATATAGAAATAAATAAAGTATACCTCGTATTTTTTGACTTGGGAAAATCTGTCTCTCCTGAAGAATGTAGCGCATCCATCAATAGTCACATTACTTCCATTAAAAACCTGAAAGCAACATATCACTAGTTTCAATAAGAAAGAATATGAACAAATGTGGCCATCTTACCATTGATTCAAAACACACCAAATTGAACAGAACAAATCTACACAAGGGTGTAAAAATCACGAGTCGGGAACTAGTCTGCAGGGACTTTAGGACTAGTTCGGTCAAGTACGGGACTAGTCGGTAAGGTCGGGTACAGGTCGGATTAGACTTTCTTAgatttaaatatattaaacaattaattaGTCATTTGTGAAAGTTAAAGATAAGACTTGGGATATAACTAGATAATCGGGGTTTTTAAGTTGTATATAATGTCCAGTTAAATATCGAGACAGGCCACCTACTTAGCcagtgaattatcacatcaaactttTCAACTACTCTATAATACATCACAACAGCTGCCACATATTTTTTCCTTTTATTTTTCTCTAGATATTTTTTCACACTAAGCCCCGTTCTCTTCTTCTCCTCCAAGTCTCGCAACAAATGATTGTGGGATCTTAAAGTTTTCAAATGGTCGTTGTGGCGTTGTACAACGATAACAATCTGATACGTATGATATTTTCATTTCAGAAATATATCAACCTTTTTAATAGCTTATTTAGGGATATATTATATTATTAGGAAAGTATTATTAGGATATTATTTATTAGGGTAAGTCTTAGAGAACAAGTTACACTTAATCAATATATAGGGATTTACCTTTGTAATTTCATTATGCTAAATATTGACCAAGTGATTTTGATATCTTGGAGAGTTAGGTTACCTCTCGAAAGTAAACCCTAGGGGATCTTATCGACCTCTCGAAAGTTGATTACTTATATTTAATTACTCTTCTGATAGTTTTAAACTCGATACGAGCACTTGACTCTTATAACGACCTTGACCGAATTTTCTAacaattacggagtattatatttAAGATTTTACTCTTTTATTAGATAGATAATCAATAATCAATGATCAATAATCAATGTGTTAACAATTATCATAATTAAGATTTTTAACTTCTTTGTAATTGAGTGACTTAAAAGGATGATGCATTTCAATACCCTTAAGATTCTTTTACTTGTTCAATCATGTTTTAGTTTTACCCGTTTAACGAGCTAACAGCCCAAATCAACCCATTTTAAGGTAAAAGAGGAAAAGACTTATGAAACAAACCTCAGCCGTTTTCTTCTTATATAGAGCTGTATAGCCATGTTTGTCCAGCTCTGGGCAAAAAAAATCGTCAAAATGATCACTTTGAACCTGAAAAGAATCCAATACATTTTTAGCATAATTCTCTACACATTTAATATAACTTATTGTGCGAAAACAATCATATAACAGCTTTAATAAGACGAACATATACCTCTTGAAGACAAACAATATCTGCTCGGTAGCCAACAATTTCCCGCAACAAATTTTGTCTACGATAAGGCCAAGAAAGAGCCCACGAAGGACAATAACTATATAAATCACTCGTCGCATATGAGTCCGATAATATATTGTACGACAGCACAGTAAAAGTTCCCGTGGATGAAAGCCGCCCATCCAAATCCAAATTCCCTACCAAATCAACATTACTAACAGATATCAACCGCCGTGGGCTCGGGGAGGGGGCCGGGATCACACGTGACGTCAAAATCGTATTCGACGGTCCAACGGGCAATTTCGTATCAACATCAACCACCACACATTCAAATTTTAAAACATGACCGATATCATCAGCTGTTGGTGTGTACGTTTTAGACCGACCGACTTCAAACCACGTTTCACCACCGTTTCTTTGTGTTACGGCTGCAGGATATAATGGTGTTGAACCATTTGTAAGGCTCGAGAGATTTTGTGAACTACTATTGTTGTTATTGAATCGGCCGaatatttcttcttcttcgtttcCGTTTTCGTTAACAGCACTAGCGGCACGTTCATGGAGAACGCGATGGTGTTGCCATGCGTCGGAAAAACATTTAGGGGAGCAATGGTAGCTTTTAGCGACAGGTATTTTGGCTTTAACACACCCTAAACATTGTAAAGTGGCTTGTTCAGATGGATGTACGCTACATATAGTAACTTTCTTATCACTTTGTATACGGTACCTGCATGTAAATCCATAAATCTCAGATTTATTTTAAGTTGATAACGGGATGCAATAACAATAAACGTGAGTCCGGTATTTGCATGTGTTTTCTAACTTTTTGAAAGTGGTTAAGaaactattaaataatcaaaaTCCAGATAATCAATTGCAATAAAACATATGCTACTTATAAAGTAAGTATTCAATAGATATGACAAATGAAGTAACACATCTagggaaaagaaaacaaaatagTATGACTCAATTGTCGTAAGAGGGTGATTTACTAATATACAGGATATTCAATTTAATTTATATTTCACCAGTGTATAAAATTTATTAATCCAAAAACATAAATAGAAAGATTCCTTCGAATAATTTCAAAATCCTCGTATGAGCGACAATGACCCTTAAGTTAATTCGTGAACTGACGAATAAGGTGTAGAAACAAGTAGATGCATAATGTCTAAATCCTTCAGCATTGTAATCACAATAAACAGAAACTTCAAACCACTAGGCATTGATACAGTGTATTTTGATGTATATTTAATGATAAAGGTCTGAATATTTAGTCACGATATAATCAGATTCATTAAAGTAACCAACTAATGGTTCTAAGAAACAACCTCAAAATCCCTAATTATCTGGTAATGTTATTTCATTCTTCAGATTCTAGTCACAAATATTCATTTATTTACAATAACAATGAACATCCAAATTAGGAAGCACCAAGATTGTTATATAATTGATACCGGTTTCTCTTCGTTCTAACAATATTGAGGTTAAGCTAATGTAATATACAGATCACATTACACATATTATGTTAATACAACTACAAGCTAAAACCTACCAAATCAATCacaatcaatcaatcaactatACCAAAAGAAACAAATTCAATTCAATACCAACTTAAAAAAGCATGTTAATGCACTATTTAACCAAAAAGGAACAACCTTTAACAACAAATGCAAACATTTATAACATCCAATATCAACTAACCACTTATATCTCAAGAAAAGACCCTCAATAGGTGAAGATTCAGGCACATCATCGGTAAAAACAGTCTGGTCCGGTCGCCGGAGAAGCACGTACGGAGAAAGCTCACAACCCACAATCGGAATATCGGACGGAAGATGTACTCTCAGCACGCTCAGCATGCTTTTTTAATCACAAAAATAACTTCTCCTATCAAAATAATTATACCCTAACCCTAATTTCAAAAATGATAAAAATTGAACTCCGGCGACGATGAAAACTTGGCGGAAACCAGGCGGATCCGCCATTACATGACGTCTACACTCGCCAGCCTTCCTCAATTTCTACAAAAAAGGATTAGATacaaaaaccctaatttaattTCATCTAAAAATTAAAACTTTGCGATGGAGTTGATACCAATTATTGATTGTGGAAATCGGATGATTGGTTTGAAGAGATAAAGAAGGATGGAATTATGTAATCGATTGATCTGGAAATGAAGGAATATTGGAAATTGAAAGATGGAGGATTAAAGTTTGAATTTGAATAGAGATGGAATTAAGAGAGATTAATAAGACGATGTAGATCGGTTTGATTTGGATTTGGGTGTTAATTTGTACAGTTAGGGTTTTACAAACATAACAAAAAATGAAGACGACGATGCTCTTTTGTATCACGGTCTCCCGTCTATATAATGATTGTGCGTATAGGGATTTTTTTTATTTTAGGCGATAAGCAcaaacttaaatataaaaaaaCAAACTAGCTAgtttcatttaaatattaaatattaatattaataaatattaaatttaaatataaataaatattaaataaataccctCAAAACGAAACAAAAGAAAttctaaaaaaacaaaaaaacaaaaaacaaaaaaaaaactgaaGGCAAAAACGCAAAATAAGACAATAAGCCTCAACATAACAACATAAAAACAATAGAGACAACCAACATACAAAACCAAACAAGAACCAAATGAATGAGACCAAGATGAAGCTAACTCAAAGAACCATCAACTCCCTCAAAATCATCTGTATAAAAGCTGAATTTCTACGCAAATGCACTATCTTTCTTGCTCTTTGATGATGATTTAATGAGTTTCCCCTCCACTTTGGCGAATCGAACCGATTTGCTTGATCTTGAGGAGAACAAATACTCTAAAGTAGACCCAGACGACGAATGGCCCTCTTCATATCCGTTGTAGATGAAGATGTAGCCATCTTTGAGACAACACCAGAACCACCATACATCTTCGCTGTATCAACACAAACCTGAACAAGTTGTTCACTGAAAGTACGGACCTCGATTTCCACCACATCCTTAGACTTCCTCGTCTTCATCATATGAGCATTATAAACAAGAGACGCATCGCAAGTAACACCGTTCACGCTTCTAATAGCCTTTTATGCAAAAACATTATTCCTAAACTCATCATAACACGAGTGTTCATTGCCAACCCCAAATTCGGGACAGAAGCAGCAGCACCACTATTCAGAGAACTACCAACATCAAGAGACGACAAAACGTGAAGCTTTTCGTCCAAGCCTACTAATTCCAAAGCAAGTTTTATCTGCCCCAATTGTTAAAAATACACATCTGAGACAGACACCCCGAGTCCATCAACAAACTGTAAATCCAACCTATCAGAGTTCAAACCCTAACTCGAAACAATACTAGAGTCTGATCTACAACTGTGGTGCCTGAATCAAATTTATAAAACTCGTGTAACACGATATAATCAGTAGTAAACGAATTCACCTATGAAAAATCAAGAAGAATAGCCTTATTCATCTGC comes from Rutidosis leptorrhynchoides isolate AG116_Rl617_1_P2 chromosome 4, CSIRO_AGI_Rlap_v1, whole genome shotgun sequence and encodes:
- the LOC139840312 gene encoding carbon catabolite repressor protein 4 homolog 1-like, with the translated sequence MLSVLRVHLPSDIPIVGCELSPYVLLRRPDQTVFTDDVPESSPIEGLFLRYKWYRIQSDKKVTICSVHPSEQATLQCLGCVKAKIPVAKSYHCSPKCFSDAWQHHRVLHERAASAVNENGNEEEEIFGRFNNNNSSSQNLSSLTNGSTPLYPAAVTQRNGGETWFEVGRSKTYTPTADDIGHVLKFECVVVDVDTKLPVGPSNTILTSRVIPAPSPSPRRLISVSNVDLVGNLDLDGRLSSTGTFTVLSYNILSDSYATSDLYSYCPSWALSWPYRRQNLLREIVGYRADIVCLQEVQSDHFDDFFCPELDKHGYTALYKKKTAEVFNGSNVTIDGCATFFRRDRFSQVKKYEVEFNKAAQSLTDALVPITQKKTALNRLVKDNVALIVVLEAKFSNHGVENPGKRQLVCVANTHVNVQQELKDVKLWQVHTLLKGLEKIAASADIPMLVCGDFNSTPGSAPHALLAIGKVDPMHQDLAVDPLGILRPPTKLTHSLPLVSAYSSFARIGGGLGYELQKRRVDPATNEPLFTNCTRDFIGTLDYIFYSADSLSVESLLELLDEDSLRKDTALPSPEWSSDHIALMAEFRCKPRTRR